A part of Penaeus vannamei isolate JL-2024 chromosome 1, ASM4276789v1, whole genome shotgun sequence genomic DNA contains:
- the Arpc1 gene encoding actin-related protein 2/3 complex subunit 1A-B → MTEVFQFGVVPITCHAWNSDRTKVALSLNNNEVNIYGRTGTEWKLEETLQGHDLRVTGIDWAPKTNRIVTCGADRNAYVWTCGEDGKWSPTLVLLRINRAATCVKWSPNENKFAVGSGARLISVCYFEQENNWWVSKHIKKPIRSTITTLDWHPNNILLATGAADFKVRIFSAWIKDIEPKPTPTPWGAKMPLGQLMTEFSNSTGGGGWVHSVSFSADGNRVCWVGHDSSLTVADASKEMSKTQLKTQYLPFTAVSWVSLNSLVAVGHGCCPMLYSVDDIGKLTFVTKLDVAQKKETGSLSAMKKFQSLDRTARSDQSDTTLATVHQNTITGLAIFSGDKSGANAISTCGADSQLVIWNFKSLEQSLGDLHMN, encoded by the exons ATGACTGAAGTGTTTCAATTTGGTGTGGTCCCCATCACATGTCATGCATGGAATTCTGATAGGACCA AGGTGGCTCTGAGCCTCAACAATAATGAGGTCAACATCTATGGTCGGACTGGAACAGAGTGGAAGCTTGAGGAGACTCTTCAAGGCCATGACTTAAGGGTGACTGGCATTGACTGGGCCCCCAAAACTAACCGCATTGTCACATGTGGAGCT GATCGCAATGCTTATGTATGGACATGTGGTGAAGACGGGAAGTGGAGTCCAACATTGGTGCTCCTCCGTATCAACCGTGCAGCAACATGTGTGAAATGGTCTCCAAATG AAAATAAATTTGCTGTGGGATCTGGAGCGCGACTGATCTCGGTGTGTTACTTCGAGCAGGAGAACAACTGGTGGGTGTCCAAGCACATCAAGAAGCCCATCCGTTCCACAATCACCACTCTTGACTGGCATCCCAACAACATCCTCCTGGCCACAGGAGCAGCCGACTTCAAG GTAAGGATTTTCTCTGCTTGGATCAAGGATATTGAGCCAAAACCAACCCCTACTCCATGGGGTGCTAAAATGCCCCTTGGTCAGTTGATGACTGAATTCTCTAACTCAACTGGAGGAG GTGGTTGGGTGCACAGTGTTAGTTTCTCTGCTGATGGCAACCGAGTGTGCTGGGTTGGACATGATTCCAGTCTTACAGTTGCGGATGCTAGCAAGGAGATGTCCAAGACCCAACTAAAGACCCAGTACCTGCCATTTACTGCTGTGTCTTGGGTCTCGCTCAATTCTCTAGTTGCAGTG GGTCATGGATGTTGCCCGATGTTGTACAGTGTGGATGACATTGGAAAGCTGACTTTTGTAACAAAGTTGGATGTTGCACAAAAGAAGGAGACTGGAAGCCTTAG TGCCATGAAGAAGTTCCAGTCTCTTGACCGCACCGCTCGCTCTGACCAATCAGACACAACCCTGGCCACTGTTCATCAGAACACCATTACTGGCCTGGCCATCTTCTCTGGTGACAAGAGTGGAGCCAATGCCATTTCAACCTGTGGAGCGGACTCTCAACTTGTTATCTGGAACTTTAAG TCCTTGGAGCAGTCCCTTGGAGATCTACACATGAACTAA